The sequence TGCCCGCAAGCTCGGTGTGCTGGACAAGGTCGCGCAGATGTCCGGCTGGTCTGGTTCGCAGAATGGCGAGCGGTTCCGCGGCATCGCCGTGCACAAGTCGTTCAACACCTATGTGGCCGAGGTCGCGGAGGTCAGCCGCCGCGAGGACGGAACCTTCCGGATCGAGAACGTGTGGTGTGCGGTCGACTGCGGCGTTGCGGTCAACCCGGACAACGTCAAGGCCCAGATGGAAGGCGGCATCGGCTACGGCCTTGCGGCGGTGCTGTTCAGCGAGATCACCCTGACCGACGGCCACGTGGATCAGCTGAACTTCGACACCTACCGTCCGCTGCGCATCGAGGAGATGCCGAAGGTCGAGGTCGAGGTTCTGGCCTCCGCCGAGGCCCCGTCGGGCGCCGGCGAGCCGGGCACCCCGCCGGTCGGTCCTGCTGTGGCGAACGCGATCCTTGCCGCCACCGGCGAGCTGCCGGCGGTCCTGCCGCTGACCAAGGCCGGTCTCGCGTAAGGTCCGTTGCTTCGGATCCAATATGAACGAACGGGCCGGCGCGCTTTCGCACGCCGGCCCGTTTTCTTGCGGTCTGCGCGTTCTCAGTAGACGCGGATGCGCGCCGGGATCGGATTGCCCTTGAACCGGACCGCGCCGATATACTCGCCCGCATCGGTCAAGGTCAGCGTGCCGACAAAGTCGCCGACGTTGAACAGCATCGTATCGCCCTTGAGCGTCAGCGACTTGCCTTCATAGCAGGCGCCTCTGTTGTAGAAATCGATACAGCCCTGTTGCCGGCTGCGGTAGCGCACCTCGTAGGAGAACACCGTGCCGTTGTCCTTGAGAAACCTCTGAACCTTCTCGTTGGCTCCGTTCGGCGCCAGCTCCAGGTCGATCCGCGGCAGCGCCATCAGCGCGTCGAAGGCGATCTGCTGGCGCAGGATCGGGTCGCGGGCACTCGCCAGTCCCGCGCGCGTTGCGTAGGCGCGCATCACCGGCTGGTCGGAGCAGGCCAGCCCCTGATAGGCGAAGAAGCGGTCGATCGGGTCCGCATTCGCATCCGACAGCACGTCGCGATACTGCTTGAGTTCGTCCTGCGACATCGTCTTGTACTCGTCGCAGGCCCATCCGGACGTCGTCATGGCCAGCAAGGCCGGAATGGCGAGTGTCAGGAGTTTTTTCATCTGCCCTGTTGCCCCGTCTGGTTCGGTTGTTCGGTGATCGCGACGTATTGCACGCCGTGCGAAGTCTGCACATTGAAGGTGGCGAGGCAGCCGGGAAACACCTGTGTCGGCGCGGCCGAGGTCACGCGGTAGGTCCACGGCGCCAGCGTTCCCTGCCGCCTGAAGGGGAAGGTGCGATCCTGGTTTTCCAGCAGGATGCCGAGCGCGCTCGGCCTTGCCTGGAATGCGCCATGGCCGCACAGGCTGAACGTTTCCGATGCCAGTACGTTGATGCTGCGCGGCGTCGCCGGCGCGGCCGCCTGCACCTCGCGCTGCGGTGTCCGGTGCATCGGTACGGCAACGCCCGGGTCGCTGCGGGAGGCGAGCTCGATGTCCTGAGGGGCGTCCTGTTCGTCGGCCTTCGGGGCCGGCGTCTCCAGCGGCCGCAGCGGCATGTCGTGGGCCGGCTCACGCGCGGCCGCTTTGGGTTCGGGCAGTGGCTCCGCGGTGGCTATCGGCGGAGGTTCTGCCTGCCGGGTATCGGCCTTTGCGGCCCCCGCCTGCGGTGGCTCGGCCGGGCTCTGCGGGGTCTTGACGGCGGCGGGAGGGGCAGTCTGTGCGACCTGCGCCGGCGCGGGCGTGCTCGGCGGCTGCTCAGCAGGAGGTGCTGTGAGCGGTGCAGCCTTCGTTTCCGGCGGCGGCGCTGCTGCCGGCGTTGCCACCTGTATTGGTGCAGGCGCAGTGGGGTGCTGCTGGGTGGCGACATAGGTGTAGATGGCAATGCCGACGCCCGCGACCGTACTCAGCGCGCCGATGGGAGCCCAGATCGGGTGCTTGGAGAACCGTTCGAGCGCGCCGGCCTGCCGCTGGTCGGAGTGAGCGTCGTCCATCTCGTCGAAAAAGCCCCGTTCGCGGCGTCGCCGCTCAAGTCACGTCACGAACCCATGTTGCCCTCCACGGCATCCGGACGGACAACCGAGGGGCAAGAACTGCATGCAGCCCCACTTTAGGCGTGCCGGGGAGGTGGTGTCGAGGCCCTGACGGCCATTCCGGCCCCCGACATAATGTCATTGGCCGATGGTTTTTTTGCATTTCCGTGCAAGGGCATTGCGGCCCTAGCATTTTCTCCTTCGTCCGGTTTCCGTCGCGGCCCATGCGGGCAGCGTCCGGGCCGGCTTGGCACCCTTTGCAGGGAGGGGAGATGCAGCCTTTCACCACCAATCAGGTGCCGCGCATCGTTGCGGGCCCGGGGCGCAGCAGCGAGATCGGCGCCATCGTCACCGAGCTTGCCGGGGCGGGGGCCTGCGTGCTGCTGGTCGCCGACAACGGCCTGACCGGCATCGGGCTGACGCAGCGCATCGCCGGCGTGCTCAAGGATGGCGGCCACCGCGTCGTCACCCATGACGCCATTGTCAGCGATCCGAAGGAGCCGGCCGTGGCCGAGGCGGTGCGCGTCGCCCGCCAGGAGGGAGTTGGCGCCGTCGTCTGCCTTGGCGGCGGCTCGGCCCTCGATGCGGGCAAGCTTGTCTCCGCGATGATCGGCGCGTGCGGAAAGCTCGAGGACTACCGCCTTGCCGCCGCCGCGCTGCCCGTGGCGCGGGTGCCGCTGGTCTGCGTGCCGACCACCGCCGGCACCGGCTCCGAGGCGACTGCCGTCTCGGTCATTTCCGATGCCGGGGGCACCAAGTACTGGTATTGGGCGCCGGCCCTGAAGCCCGATGTCGCCCTGCTCGACGCGCGGCTCACCACCGGCCTGCCGCCCCAGCTGACGGCGGCCTGCGGCGTCGACGCCATCGTCCATGCCATGGAGGCGGCGACGGGCCGCGCCGCCTTTGCCGAGAACTCCCGCATCTGCCACGAGGCAATCCGCCTCGCCACCTCGCATATCGACCGCGCCGTCGCCGAGCCGAACGACCTGGAAGCGCGCGGCGCCATGCTGCTTGCCGCCACCTGGGCCGGCATCGGCATCGACAATGCCGGAACGGGCATGGCCCACAACATCGCCCATGCGCTGGCAAGCCTCGTGCCGATCCATCACGGCCGCGCCGTCGCCATCGGCATGGCCGCTTCGCTCGGCTGGTCGATGGAAGGGGAGGAGGAGGCCTATACGGAGGTCGCCCGCGCCTTCGGCTGCGCCCATTACGGCGAGCTGCCGATGGCGTTTTCCGGTCTTGTCCGCCGTCTCGGCATCCGCCTGTCGCTGGCAGCCGACATCAACCGGCTGAGCCCGGAACGCCTTGCCGCGCGCATGGCCGCGCCGGAGAACGCGCCGATGCGCGCCGCCAGCCGCCGCCTCGTCACCGACGAGGACCTGCTGCTGCTGGCCGAGCGCGCGCTCGGCTTCGGTTGAAGACAGGGAAAGGGCTGCCGATGAACCCTTTGCAGCCGGACGCTGCCGTCGTAGCCTTCACCGAGCGGCGGGAGGATACGCGCCGCCCGGAACCTGTGAGCATGACCGCAAGCCCGATCGACCGCCGCCGTCTGCCGCTCAACTCGCTGCGCGCCTTCGAGGCCGCTGCGCGGCAGATGAGCTTCACCCGCGCGGCCGAGAGCCTCGGTGTCACCCAGAGCGCCGTCAGCCGCCATGTCCTCAACCTCGAGGAGGTGATCGGCGCCCAGCTGTTCGAGCGGCGCGGCTCCTCTCTGGCTCTTACCGCCGCCGGGCAGGACCTCATCGGCAACGTCACCCCGGCCCTCGACCGGCTCCAGGCCGGGCTCAACGCCATCTGCGAGATCGACCGCGGCGGCACGCTGCGCCTTGCCCTGCCGCCGTCCTTCGCCATTCGCATGGCCGCGCCGATCATCGAGACCTGCCGGGCGCAAGGCGGCGTCGCCATCGAGATCGACACGCCCTACGTGCTGGAAAGCCTCGACAGCACGGTTCACGACGCGGCCGTCGTCTTCTCCCGTCCGCGTGTCACCGACCAGGTGATGGACCTGTTGTGGATGGAGGAGCTGACCCTTTTGTGCCGGCCGGACATGGCGCCGCGCGTGCGGGAGGAGGGGATCGCCGCAGCGCTTGCCCGCGAGACCGTCATCCACATCCGCAACGAGGCGGGTCGCCACACCGCCTGGGTGGAGTTGTTGCGCGCCGCCGGCGTTACCGCCACCCTGCCGCAGGGCATCGTCTTCGACACCGCGCATATGGCACTGGACTTCGCCGCCCGCGAGGGCGGGCTGGTCGTCGCCGACCGCCGGCTCGCCGCGCGCGACATCGCCGAAGGGCGTCTTGCCGCTCCGCTTTCCGTCACTGCCGCCTCCGGCTTCGGCTATTTCATGCTGTTCCGCCCGGACGACCTGCAGCGCGAGGCGGTGCAGATCTTCCGCCGCCGCATGCTGACCGAGTTCGCGCCTTCGCTGGAGCGCCTGCCGGCGGGAAGCGAGCGGGCGCAAGGGGCGGCTTGAACGCCGGTTGTCGTGCGGGTCGCATATGCGACAGCGGCGGGACGGATATCGGCCATTGGGCCTTTCTCGTCGGCGGGTTAGGCTGGCTCCGCCCTCCGTTTTTTTAACCGGGCCTGCCCACCAGGAAGGACGTCTTGCCCTTGCAGAAATATTCGGCCCTCTCGCTGCTGCGCAACGCCCTGTCCGGACACCGCGACTGGCAGCCCGCCTGGCGTAAGCCCGATCCCAAACCCGCCTACGATGCGATCATCGTGGGCGGCGGCGGCCATGGTCTTTCGACCGCCTATTACCTCGCCAAGGAGCACGGCCTTACCAATATCGCGGTGCTGGAAAAGGGCTGGCTCGGCTCCGGCAATATCGGCCGCAACACGACGATCGTGCGCTCCAATTATATGCTGCCGGACAACAATCGCTTCTACGAGTGGTCGATGAAGCTGTGGGAGGGCCTGTCGCTCGACCTCAATTACAATGTGATGTTCTCTCAGCGCGGCGTCCTCAACCTGGCGCACACGCCGTCCCAGCTGGACGACTACGCCCGGCGCGGAAACTCCATGCGGCTGGAGGGCATCGACGCGGAACTGCTTGGCCGCGAGGAGGTCGCGCGCATGGTCCCGGGCCTCGACATGTCGCCAAGCGCGCGCTTCCCGGTGCTGGGCGGGCTTTTGCAGCCGCGCGCCGGCACCGCCCGCCACGACGCCGTCGCCTGGGGCTACGCACGCGCTGCCGATGCGCGCGGCGTCGACATCATCGAGAACTGCGAGGTCACGGGTTTCCTGCGCGAGGGCGGGCGGATCGTCGGCGTCGAGACGACGCGCGGCGAGATCCGCGCGCCCAAGGTCGGCGTTGCCGTGGCCGGCAGCACCTCGCAGGTGCTGCGTCTCGCCGGCATCGAGCGTCTGCCGATCGAAAGCCATGTGCTGCAGGCCTTCGTCTCCGAGCCGGTCAAACCGATCCTCGACTGCGTCGTCACGTTCGGCGCCGGCCATCTCTACATCTCCCAGTCCGACAAGGGCGGGCTGGTCTTCGGCGGCGACATCGACAAGTACAATTCCTACGCCCAGCGGGGCAATCTGCCGGTGGTCGAGCACGTCATGTCGGAGGTGAGCGTGATGCTGCCCTTCGTCTCGCGCCTGCGGCTGCTGCGCAACTGGGGCGGCATCATGGACATGAGCATGGACGGCAGCCCGATCATCACGACCGGCCCGCTGCCCGGCCTCTACCTCAATGCCGGCTGGTGCTATGGCGGCTTCAAGGCAACGCCCGCCTCCGGCTGGTGCTTCGCCTGGACGATGGCCAGGGACGAGCCGCACCCGCTCAACGCCCCCTTCACGCTCGACCGGTTCCAGCGCGGCTACGTTCTCGACGAGCGCGGCGCCGGCCCCTATCCGAAGATGCACTGAGAGGACGCCCGCCCATGCGCATCCATTGTCCCTGCTGCGGGCCGCGCGGCGTCGCCGAGTTCTCCTATGGCGGCGATGGCACCATTCGCCGGCCGGATCTCGCCGTTACCGACACCGACGCCCATGTCGCCTATGTCTATGAGCGGGAAAACCCGCGAGGGCCCCATGTCGAGCTCTGGCACCATATCGGCGGCTGCCGCCACTGGCTGCGGGTGACGCGCGACACGCTGACCCACGAGATCAGCAGCGTCGAGATGGCCGGGCGCTTTGCCGGCGATGCCGCGCGCATGCCGGGAGCGGGCGCATGAGCGGCTACAGGCTTTCCCACGGCGGCAGTCATCTCGACCGCTCGCGGCCGCTCGCCTTCCGTTTCGATGGCGAGCCGATGCAGGGCTTTGCCGGCGACACGCTGGCCTCCGCGCTGCTCGCCTCCGGCCGGGTGCTGGTCGGCCGCAGCTTCAAGTACCATCGCCCGCGCGGCGTCATGGGTGCCGGCCCGGAGGAGGCCAACGCGCTGGTCGAGCTGCGCGACGGTGCCCGTCAGGAGCCCAACACCCGCGCCACGATGACGGAACTCTATGGCGGGCTGGAAGCGGCGAGCCAGAACCGCTGGCCGTCGCTCTCCTTCGACATGATGGCGGTCAACGACCTGCTTTCGCCGCTGTTTTCCGCCGGTTTCTACTACAAGACCTTCATGGGAACGGGGCAGGCGACTTGGCATTTCTGTGAGCGCTTCATCCGCAAGGCGGCGGGCCTCGGCCGGGGTACCCATCTTGCCGATCCCGACCGCTACGAGAAGACCAACGCCTTTTGCGACGTGCTGGTGGTCGGTGCCGGTCCGGCCGGACTGATGGCGGCGCGCGCGGCGGTTGCCGCCGGCCTGCGCGTCATTCTGGCGGACGAGAACGCACGGCCCGGCGGGTGCCTCTTCGATGACGGCGTGCATCTCGACGGTCTGGCGCCGGCCGATTGGGTCTACGGCGCCTTGCGCGAGATCGAGGCAGGTGGCGGCCGCATCCTGCCGCGCACCAGCGTTTACGGCTATTTCGACGGCAACGTGCTCGGCGCGGTCGAGCGGGTCGCCGACCATAAGCGCAAGCCGGCCTCGTTCGAGCCGCGCCAGCGTCACTGGACCATCCACGCCCGCCATGTGGTGCTGGCAACCGGCGCCATCGAGCGGCCGCTGGTCTTCTCCGGCAACGATGCGCCCGGCGTCATGCTGGCCTCCGCCGGCCTTGCCCATGCGACGCGCTACGGTGTTGCCGTCGGCTCCTCGGTCGTCGTCTTCGCCAACAATGACGGCGGCGCACGCACGGCGATCCGCCTTGCCGACCTTGGCATGTCGATCAAGGCGGTGGTAGACCCGCGCCGCGAGATCGCTCCCGCTCTTGCCGCAGCGCTCGGTGAGCGGGGCATCCGCCTCGAAACCGGAGCGGTCGTCGCTGCCACCAGAGGGCGCAAGGCCTTGGCCGGCGTCGACATTCGCGGCTTCGACCCTGTTTCCGGCGTGCTCGGCGCCAATGTGATGCAGCCCGGATGCGACGCGCTTCTCGTCTCCGGCGGCTGGACCCCGAGCGTGCATCTGGCGAGCCAGGCCGGCAGTGCGCCGGTCTTCGACGATGCGCTGCAATCCTTCGTGCCGGGCACCGCCCGCGAGGCCTGGACGGCGGCAGGAGC comes from Stappia sp. 28M-7 and encodes:
- a CDS encoding sarcosine oxidase subunit beta; translation: MQKYSALSLLRNALSGHRDWQPAWRKPDPKPAYDAIIVGGGGHGLSTAYYLAKEHGLTNIAVLEKGWLGSGNIGRNTTIVRSNYMLPDNNRFYEWSMKLWEGLSLDLNYNVMFSQRGVLNLAHTPSQLDDYARRGNSMRLEGIDAELLGREEVARMVPGLDMSPSARFPVLGGLLQPRAGTARHDAVAWGYARAADARGVDIIENCEVTGFLREGGRIVGVETTRGEIRAPKVGVAVAGSTSQVLRLAGIERLPIESHVLQAFVSEPVKPILDCVVTFGAGHLYISQSDKGGLVFGGDIDKYNSYAQRGNLPVVEHVMSEVSVMLPFVSRLRLLRNWGGIMDMSMDGSPIITTGPLPGLYLNAGWCYGGFKATPASGWCFAWTMARDEPHPLNAPFTLDRFQRGYVLDERGAGPYPKMH
- a CDS encoding iron-containing alcohol dehydrogenase, encoding MQPFTTNQVPRIVAGPGRSSEIGAIVTELAGAGACVLLVADNGLTGIGLTQRIAGVLKDGGHRVVTHDAIVSDPKEPAVAEAVRVARQEGVGAVVCLGGGSALDAGKLVSAMIGACGKLEDYRLAAAALPVARVPLVCVPTTAGTGSEATAVSVISDAGGTKYWYWAPALKPDVALLDARLTTGLPPQLTAACGVDAIVHAMEAATGRAAFAENSRICHEAIRLATSHIDRAVAEPNDLEARGAMLLAATWAGIGIDNAGTGMAHNIAHALASLVPIHHGRAVAIGMAASLGWSMEGEEEAYTEVARAFGCAHYGELPMAFSGLVRRLGIRLSLAADINRLSPERLAARMAAPENAPMRAASRRLVTDEDLLLLAERALGFG
- a CDS encoding LysR substrate-binding domain-containing protein; this translates as MTASPIDRRRLPLNSLRAFEAAARQMSFTRAAESLGVTQSAVSRHVLNLEEVIGAQLFERRGSSLALTAAGQDLIGNVTPALDRLQAGLNAICEIDRGGTLRLALPPSFAIRMAAPIIETCRAQGGVAIEIDTPYVLESLDSTVHDAAVVFSRPRVTDQVMDLLWMEELTLLCRPDMAPRVREEGIAAALARETVIHIRNEAGRHTAWVELLRAAGVTATLPQGIVFDTAHMALDFAAREGGLVVADRRLAARDIAEGRLAAPLSVTAASGFGYFMLFRPDDLQREAVQIFRRRMLTEFAPSLERLPAGSERAQGAA
- a CDS encoding sarcosine oxidase subunit delta, whose amino-acid sequence is MRIHCPCCGPRGVAEFSYGGDGTIRRPDLAVTDTDAHVAYVYERENPRGPHVELWHHIGGCRHWLRVTRDTLTHEISSVEMAGRFAGDAARMPGAGA